A single region of the Triticum dicoccoides isolate Atlit2015 ecotype Zavitan chromosome 2B, WEW_v2.0, whole genome shotgun sequence genome encodes:
- the LOC119364700 gene encoding protein FAR1-RELATED SEQUENCE 5-like has protein sequence MESVTIVQAQPFAGINSPLLLDEGRPGTPDRDTTSMPQPCSTSTSECADESKPALGMTFEGLEAVEAFYKSFAHRVGFGVRVGQQKVVDNVVESKRYMCSSQGFRSEKGKRNVKAANKKRKREVTRCGCDAHIYVKRCSGNTYKIHSMIEQHNHGFVPPDKLHLIRSNRGASEKEKVIPDCDEALRPSIGMVFEGLSSAEEFYKSYARHCGFKVRVGQHKLLNKEVVQFKRFMCSREGFRSDKGEDPSNEKKKRNVKVTRCGCNAHIVVRWCSGNTYKVSSLIEHHNHGLVSPDKVTKSKRRVSEKAKNKLSSSLAPECDEAMKPSVGMVFEDIGSVEEFYKSYAHHCGFSVRVGQRKLLNNEVVQWKRFMCSREGFRSEKCMGVDDPSRKRKVRKVTRCGCDARIIVKRCTDNKYKITSWIEHHNHGFVSPDKCHLIRSNRQLSDKAKPTVSTHCKASTCTSQANQPDHVSEGRSDNVGCTKRDLQKYHHDLCSKIKNEDAQIFVAQLCRKQQEDSAFFFDCDVDDQGMLVHVFWADATSRKNYIYFSDILTFDSTNTMNQHGMIFAPFTGTNHHLQSVSFGAAFLADEKIESYAWLFQTFLRAMGGVSPKTIVTRENNRMKAAISNVLPATTHRLCMLEMLGRMPEKVEPSLRNNPLFQTRMNECVLGSETVVEFESKWESIISDFGLQGNQWLAERYSTRERWILAYSTDVHLSGILRSTAWSKSAKSFFNCFINQKLSLVEFWLRFEAALECQRQEESNADHTSAYTTPQLITPWGLEKHGSVVFTHEVFERFQEEIVAARDHCVVEDMAQNEGVKTVAIGGDDSDKVREVRWDAVAMTANCSCKLFESVGIPCRHINLVLRSSKLNELPSSCVLKRWQKSAKFG, from the exons ATGGAATCCGTAACCATCGTCCAGGCTCAGCCGTTCGCTGGGATAAACTCCCCGCTGCTGTTGGATGAGGGCCGGCCTGGTACACCGGACAGAGATACTACAAGCATGCCTCAGCCT TGTTCGACTTCGACATCCGAGTGTGCCGACGAATCGAAGCCTGCTTTGGGGATGACATTCGAAGGCTTGGAGGCCGTGGAAGCGTTCTACAAGTCGTTCGCACACCGCGTTGGTTTCGGGGTTCGTGTCGGGCAGCAGAAGGTGGTGGACAATGTGGTTGAGAGCAAGCGCTATATGTGCTCAAGCCAAGGGTTCAGGTCGGAGAAGGGTAAAAGGAATGTTAAAGCCGCGAATAAGAAGCGCAAGAGGGAGGTCACCAGATGTGGCTGCGATGCGCATATCTACGTCAAGCGCTGTAGCGGTAACACCTACAAGATTCACTCAATGATTGAGCAACACAATCATGGCTTTGTGCCACCTGATAAGCTTCATTTGATTAGATCAAACCGTGGAGCTAGCGAGAAGGAAAAGGTTATACCCGATTGCGATGAGGCGTTGAGGCCGTCGATAGGGATGGTATTTGAAGGCCTCAGCTCTGCAGAGGAGTTCTACAAATCATATGCGCGCCATTGCGGGTTTAAGGTGCGTGTTGGCCAGCATAAGTTGCTGAATAAGGAGGTAGTACAATTCAAGCGCTTCATGTGCTCAAGGGAAGGCTTCAGGTCCGACAAAGGTGAAGACCCCTCTAATGAGAAAAAGAAGCGAaatgtgaaagtgactagatgtggATGTAATGCCCATATTGTTGTGAGGTGGTGCAGTGGTAACACATATAAAGTATCATCATTGATCGAGCACCACAATCATGGACTTGTTTCACCTGATAAAGTGACTAAATCAAAGCGAAGAGTTAGTGAGAAGGCAAAGAATAAACTAAGC TCTTCACTCGCGCCTGAATGTGACGAGGCAATGAAGCCATCAGTAGGGATGGTATTTGAAGACATTGGTTCTGTGGAGGAGTTTTACAAGTCATATGCACATCACTGTGGGTTTTCAGTACGTGTTGGGCAGCGTAAGTTGCTGAATAACGAGGTGGTGCAATGGAAGCGCTTCATGTGCTCAAGGGAAGGTTTCAGGTCCGAGAAATGTATGGGCGTTGATGATCCCTCTAGGAAGAGAAAGGTACGAAAGGTAACCAGATGTGGGTGTGATGCTCGTATTATTGTGAAGCGGTGCACTGATAACAAGTATAAAATTACATCATGGATCGAGCACCACAATCATGGATTTGTGTCGCCTGATAAGTGTCACTTGATTAGATCGAATCGTCAATTGAGTGACAAGGCGAAGCCAACAGTATCCACACACTGCAAAGCAAGCACATGCACCTCCCAGGCAAACCAGCCTGATCATGTCAGTGAGGGGAGGTCCGACAATGTGGGATGCACAAAGAGAGACTTGCAGAAATACCATCATGATCTTTGTAGTAAAATTAAGAATGAAGATGCTCAGATATTTGTGGCCCAGCTATGTAGAAAGCAGCAAGAGGATTCAGCATTTTTCTTTGACTGTGATGTGGATGACCAGGGTATGTTGGTGCATGTATTTTGGGCTGATGCCACAAGCAGGAAAAACTACATTTATTTCAGTGATATTTTAACCTTTGATTCTACAAACACAATGAATCAACACGGCATGATTTTTGCACCATTTACTGGAACCAATCATCATCTGCAAAGTGTGTCTTTCGGTGCTGCATTCCTAGCTGATGAGAAGATTGAGTCATATGCCTGGCTGTTTCAGACCTTCCTAAGGGCAATGGGAGGGGTCTCTCCTAAAACTATTGTAACTAGGGAAAATAATAGGATGAAGGCTGCGATCAGTAATGTTCTACCAGCCACCACCCATAGGTTGTGCATGTTGGAGATGTTGGGAAGAATGCCTGAGAAGGTTGAACCATCTCTTAGAAACAACCCTCTATTTcagacaaggatgaacgaatgtgtTTTGGGGTCAGAAACTGTGGTTGAGTTTGAGTCAAAATGGGAGTCTATAATTTCCGACTTTGGGTTGCAGGGCAATCAGTGGCTGGCTGAAAGGTATTCCACCCGTGAAAGATGGATTCTGGCCTACTCGACGGATGTCCATCTGTCAGGCATTCTCAGAAGCACTGCATGGTCAAAGAGCGCAAAGTCATTTTTCAACTGTTTCATCAACCAGAAGCTCTCTTTGGTTGAGTTTTGGCTTAGGTTTGAAGCAGCCTTAGAGTGTCAACGTCAAGAGGAATCGAATGCAGATCACACGAGCGCCTATACGACGCCTCAACTGATAACACCATGGGGATTGGAGAAGCATGGAAGTGTAGTGTTCACACATGAGGTGTTTGAGAGATTCCAAGAAGAGATTGTCGCTGCTAGAGACCATTGCGTTGTCGAAGACATGGCACAAAACGAGGGGGTGAAAACTGTGGCCATTGGTGGTGACGACTCCGACAAAGTTAGGGAGGTGCGTTGGGACGCAGTCGCCATGACGGCCAACTGCTCCTGCAAGCTATTTGAGTCGGTAGGAATCCCGTGCCGCCATATTAACCTAGTGCTGAGAAGCTCAAAACTGAATGAGCTACCGAGTAGTTGTGTTTTGAAAAGATGGCAAAAGAGTGCAAAATTTGGGTAA